A genome region from Parafrankia irregularis includes the following:
- a CDS encoding IclR family transcriptional regulator encodes MHDDNRNDTEQGPPGVTRDSDAVQVLHRQALILDCFSRGQPRLRASDVRAATGLPTTTVARILRSLVQENLLQRTGDYYSIGLRVMAWSAAATAGSDLIDAARPIVRDLRDRTGESCIVYVRQGGARVAVLMSHSEQSIIYQGKVGQIQPLNAGAAGKIFMAHEPEALALALDAGLPAFTPNTITSVDRLTDDLALTRQRGWAYSPEERERGLSSMAAPLTDARDALVGALAIGAPAFRLSPESAAQHAPALVECAKAISQQLL; translated from the coding sequence GTGCACGACGACAACCGCAACGACACCGAGCAGGGCCCGCCCGGCGTGACGCGCGACAGTGACGCCGTCCAGGTGCTGCACCGCCAGGCTCTGATCCTGGACTGCTTCTCCCGGGGACAGCCGCGGCTGCGGGCCTCCGACGTCCGGGCCGCGACCGGCCTTCCGACAACGACGGTGGCCCGGATCCTGCGCTCACTCGTCCAGGAGAACCTGCTCCAGCGGACCGGCGACTACTACTCGATCGGACTACGGGTGATGGCCTGGTCGGCCGCGGCAACCGCCGGTTCCGACCTGATCGACGCGGCCAGGCCCATCGTGAGAGACCTGCGTGACCGCACCGGCGAATCGTGCATCGTCTACGTCCGCCAGGGCGGTGCCCGAGTGGCCGTGCTCATGAGCCACTCAGAACAGTCGATCATCTACCAGGGCAAGGTGGGTCAGATCCAGCCGCTCAACGCGGGTGCCGCCGGCAAGATCTTCATGGCCCACGAGCCGGAGGCACTCGCGCTCGCGCTCGACGCCGGCCTGCCCGCGTTCACGCCGAACACCATCACCTCCGTCGACCGGCTCACCGACGACCTGGCACTCACCCGCCAACGCGGCTGGGCGTACTCGCCCGAGGAGCGCGAGCGAGGACTCAGCTCCATGGCGGCTCCGCTGACAGATGCACGCGACGCCCTCGTCGGGGCGTTGGCCATCGGCGCGCCCGCGTTCCGGCTCTCACCCGAGAGCGCCGCCCAGCATGCCCCGGCCCTCGTCGAGTGCGCCAAGGCGATCTCGCAACAGCTGCTCTGA
- a CDS encoding CaiB/BaiF CoA transferase family protein — protein MTDVSAATSDPPGPEDQGRRGDGPLAGLRVLELGQLIAGPFCGQLLGDYGAEVIKIEDPAGGDPMRRWGHTDGTAAPVHWSVLARNKRSFGCDLRSVEGQDLVRRLAATADIVVENFRPGTLERWGLGYDELSAANPGLILVRVTGFGQTGPYAGRAGYGSIGEAMGGIRHLMGEPDRPPSRSGLSIGDSLAGTLGALGAVAAVVERASSGRGQVVDCALYEAVLAMSESLVADYAAFDHVRERTGSVLPGVAPSNVYPTSDGADLLIAANQDTVFRRLAAAMDQPALADDPDYATHADRGRRQQALDDIITAWTSTLTRREVEDRCLAHAVPVGLIYRAPEMLDDPHFAARRSIVDVEVGEDGTTLPMQAVVPRFDRTPARIRWAGPPLGDATDELLAELDVDADTVADLRRRGVIR, from the coding sequence ATGACTGATGTGTCCGCGGCCACAAGTGATCCGCCCGGTCCCGAGGATCAGGGACGACGGGGCGACGGACCGCTCGCGGGCCTGCGGGTCCTGGAGCTTGGCCAGCTCATCGCGGGTCCCTTCTGCGGCCAGCTTCTCGGCGACTACGGCGCCGAGGTGATCAAAATCGAGGACCCGGCCGGCGGCGACCCGATGCGGCGGTGGGGCCACACCGACGGCACCGCAGCGCCGGTGCACTGGTCGGTGCTGGCCCGCAACAAGCGATCCTTCGGCTGCGACCTGCGCAGCGTCGAAGGCCAGGACCTGGTGCGCCGCCTCGCCGCGACCGCGGACATCGTCGTCGAGAACTTCCGCCCCGGCACGCTGGAACGCTGGGGCCTGGGCTACGACGAGCTCTCGGCAGCCAACCCCGGGCTCATCCTGGTCCGGGTGACCGGCTTCGGCCAGACCGGTCCCTACGCCGGCCGGGCGGGCTACGGCTCCATCGGCGAGGCGATGGGCGGGATACGCCACCTCATGGGCGAGCCGGACCGACCACCGAGCCGCTCCGGGCTGTCCATCGGCGACAGCCTCGCCGGCACGCTCGGCGCGCTCGGCGCCGTCGCCGCGGTGGTCGAGCGCGCCAGCAGCGGCCGCGGCCAGGTCGTCGACTGCGCCCTGTACGAAGCCGTCCTCGCGATGAGCGAGTCGCTGGTGGCCGACTACGCCGCGTTCGACCATGTTCGTGAACGCACCGGCTCGGTACTGCCAGGGGTCGCGCCCTCCAACGTGTACCCGACCTCGGACGGAGCGGACCTGCTCATCGCGGCGAACCAGGACACCGTGTTCCGGCGGCTGGCGGCGGCGATGGACCAGCCCGCGCTCGCCGACGACCCGGACTACGCCACGCACGCCGACCGAGGCCGCCGGCAGCAGGCCCTCGACGACATCATCACCGCCTGGACGAGCACACTCACCCGCCGGGAGGTCGAGGACCGCTGCCTGGCCCACGCGGTGCCGGTGGGCCTGATCTACCGGGCGCCGGAAATGCTCGACGACCCGCACTTCGCGGCGCGGCGGTCCATCGTCGACGTCGAGGTCGGCGAGGACGGCACGACCCTGCCGATGCAGGCGGTGGTGCCCCGCTTCGACCGCACGCCAGCGCGGATCCGCTGGGCCGGCCCGCCGCTCGGCGACGCCACCGACGAACTGCTCGCCGAGCTCGACGTCGACGCCGACACGGTCGCCGACCTCCGTCGCCGCGGGGTGATCCGATGA
- a CDS encoding maleate cis-trans isomerase family protein, whose translation MSGDPLGYRAKFGVVTPSVNTVVQPEYDAMRPYGVTNHIARIHIPEKPIDGDVGFQELVDAIDRGLDDAVQRVLCVEPTCVVMGVSIEAVYRGGVGAARVIERRLNTRFGELTLIHAADALPAALRALGVDDGPVSLVTPYMPDADAHLKAFVEEIGYGYQQAIHLRAPTPLQISHTPEADVRAALTELAAGRPRAIIQFGANLSMARLADEAERWLGLPVIAVNTATYWHALRRHGIPDRREGFGSLLLRH comes from the coding sequence ATGTCCGGCGATCCACTCGGCTACCGGGCCAAGTTCGGTGTCGTGACGCCGTCGGTCAACACGGTGGTACAGCCCGAATATGACGCGATGCGCCCCTATGGCGTGACGAACCACATCGCGCGCATCCACATCCCCGAGAAGCCGATCGACGGCGATGTGGGATTCCAGGAGCTCGTCGACGCCATCGACCGCGGCCTGGACGATGCCGTCCAACGGGTGCTCTGCGTCGAGCCGACGTGTGTCGTGATGGGCGTGTCCATCGAGGCGGTGTACCGGGGCGGTGTCGGCGCCGCGCGGGTCATCGAGCGGCGGCTCAACACCCGTTTCGGGGAGCTGACGCTCATCCATGCGGCGGACGCGCTGCCGGCCGCGCTGCGCGCTCTCGGTGTCGACGACGGGCCGGTCTCACTCGTGACGCCGTACATGCCGGACGCGGACGCACATCTGAAGGCCTTCGTCGAGGAGATCGGCTACGGATACCAGCAGGCGATCCACTTACGGGCGCCCACGCCCCTGCAGATCTCGCACACACCCGAGGCGGACGTCCGCGCGGCGCTCACCGAACTCGCCGCCGGGCGACCCCGCGCGATCATCCAGTTCGGCGCGAACCTGTCCATGGCGCGGCTGGCCGACGAGGCGGAACGATGGCTCGGGCTTCCGGTCATCGCCGTCAACACGGCGACGTACTGGCATGCACTGCGCCGCCATGGGATCCCCGACCGGCGTGAGGGATTCGGCTCCCTCCTGCTCCGGCACTGA
- a CDS encoding HEAT repeat domain-containing protein yields the protein MAVTMNDVRARLDPEEVDYTSAARLGAEALPLLAELVRGNDTMLASKAAYLASLIPGEERLPVLGAAAASPHPRVRVAAATGLRNLDEADADALAQRLLRDEDVGVRKQSVRAAAVFSSPVLTERIRQIAQDDPEIALRHIAAASLDRG from the coding sequence ATGGCCGTAACCATGAACGACGTCCGAGCCCGCCTGGACCCGGAGGAGGTCGACTACACCTCCGCCGCGCGGCTGGGAGCCGAAGCGCTGCCGTTGCTCGCGGAGCTGGTCCGGGGGAACGACACCATGCTGGCGTCGAAGGCCGCCTACCTGGCCAGCCTCATTCCCGGCGAAGAACGTCTCCCGGTGCTGGGCGCGGCGGCCGCGTCACCTCATCCGAGGGTCCGCGTCGCTGCCGCCACTGGGCTGCGCAACCTCGACGAGGCCGACGCCGACGCGCTCGCCCAGCGACTTCTCCGTGACGAGGACGTCGGTGTCCGCAAGCAGTCCGTCCGCGCGGCGGCAGTCTTCTCCTCGCCGGTTCTGACGGAACGGATTCGGCAGATCGCGCAGGACGACCCGGAGATCGCCCTGCGCCACATCGCCGCGGCATCACTGGATCGGGGGTAG
- a CDS encoding oxidoreductase encodes MRHYPALFQPGRLGPRTARNRVWMTAHATEFTTDHTYSAAHAAYYGERAAKGVAVITMEATAVHPTSQPRTGVVLAYEPSVVESYRTVAAAVQPHGTLLFAQLWHRGRETDSVVSRLPVWAPSPVPCAVYREIPHEMTAAEIDELVEGYARSAALAVDGGLDGVEIHGLAHGYLLGQFLSPATNHRTDDYGGSLDNRFRLVRRIIERVRAAVPATMVVGIRINGDDGDVENGLRTADWAEIARRIAATAAVDYISVSQGTYLDRMLIYGASPTPVGHQITATSSIRSAVGELPVVVVGRITTPDMAEGVLLRGDADFVGMARQLIADAEWVRKAAEGRANDIRPCVGANHCIASIARAALSCIHNPAVGREALLAAAPATPSTPASTGSVAVVGAGPAGLRAALTAAELGWEVTVFERADTTGGQVRWLSAVEPYREWLGITDWLTDQLLKAGVTIRLGHAATVADLAGQFDAHIIATGSSPRRDGWTALRPARWAPGAPAVPGTDQWNVFTVQDVLGEQVNLPASVLVVDDLGDRRALAVAEHLAGGARRRTVEIATRLTHVGAGLTDSHDLPSVTGRLRRLGVRLSAGVELVEIKDDQVTLTDVHNGERQQREPVDAVVLVTGQRANDALLRELGAVERQVVGVGDCVAPRRVFDAIWEGELAARRLVGTSAASAS; translated from the coding sequence TTGAGGCACTACCCAGCGCTGTTCCAGCCGGGCAGGCTCGGGCCGCGCACCGCCCGCAACCGGGTCTGGATGACGGCCCACGCCACCGAGTTCACCACCGACCACACCTACTCGGCCGCGCATGCCGCCTACTACGGTGAGCGGGCCGCGAAGGGCGTCGCCGTCATCACGATGGAGGCGACAGCGGTCCATCCCACAAGTCAGCCCCGCACGGGCGTCGTGCTCGCCTACGAGCCCTCGGTGGTCGAGAGCTACCGCACGGTGGCCGCCGCGGTCCAGCCGCACGGCACGCTGCTCTTCGCCCAACTCTGGCACCGCGGCCGGGAGACCGACAGCGTCGTGAGCCGCCTGCCGGTGTGGGCGCCGAGCCCAGTCCCGTGCGCGGTCTACCGGGAGATCCCGCACGAGATGACAGCCGCCGAGATCGACGAACTCGTGGAGGGCTATGCCCGTTCCGCGGCTCTCGCGGTCGACGGCGGCCTCGACGGCGTCGAGATCCACGGCCTGGCGCACGGATACCTGCTCGGCCAGTTCCTCTCCCCCGCGACCAACCACCGCACCGACGACTACGGCGGCTCCCTCGACAACCGGTTCCGCCTGGTCCGGCGCATCATTGAACGCGTGCGTGCGGCCGTACCGGCGACCATGGTGGTCGGCATCCGGATCAACGGGGACGACGGCGACGTCGAGAACGGGCTGCGGACCGCGGACTGGGCGGAGATAGCCCGGCGCATCGCGGCCACCGCGGCGGTGGACTACATCTCCGTCTCCCAGGGCACCTACCTCGACCGGATGCTCATCTACGGCGCGTCGCCCACACCCGTGGGTCATCAGATCACGGCGACCTCGTCGATCAGGTCCGCCGTCGGCGAACTGCCCGTCGTCGTCGTGGGCCGCATCACCACGCCGGACATGGCCGAAGGGGTGTTGCTGCGCGGCGACGCCGACTTCGTCGGCATGGCCAGGCAGCTCATCGCCGACGCCGAGTGGGTGAGGAAGGCGGCCGAGGGACGCGCGAACGACATCCGGCCCTGCGTCGGCGCGAACCACTGCATCGCGTCGATCGCTCGCGCCGCGCTCTCCTGCATCCACAATCCCGCCGTCGGCCGGGAGGCCCTCCTCGCCGCGGCACCAGCCACGCCCTCGACACCGGCCTCGACGGGGAGTGTCGCGGTCGTCGGCGCCGGGCCGGCGGGGCTGCGGGCCGCCCTGACCGCCGCCGAACTCGGCTGGGAGGTCACCGTTTTCGAGCGCGCCGACACGACCGGTGGTCAGGTGCGCTGGCTCAGCGCCGTCGAGCCCTACCGGGAGTGGCTCGGCATCACGGACTGGCTCACCGACCAGTTACTCAAGGCCGGTGTCACCATCAGGCTGGGCCACGCGGCGACCGTCGCGGACCTCGCCGGCCAGTTCGACGCCCACATCATCGCGACGGGGTCGTCACCACGCCGGGACGGGTGGACGGCATTGCGCCCGGCCCGCTGGGCCCCGGGCGCGCCCGCCGTGCCCGGGACCGACCAGTGGAACGTCTTCACCGTGCAGGACGTGCTCGGCGAGCAGGTGAACCTGCCGGCCTCGGTGCTCGTGGTCGACGACCTCGGGGATCGCCGGGCGCTCGCGGTCGCCGAGCATCTCGCCGGCGGTGCGCGGCGCCGCACCGTCGAGATCGCGACGCGGCTCACGCACGTCGGAGCGGGACTCACCGACAGTCACGATCTGCCGTCCGTCACAGGTCGCCTGCGCCGGCTCGGCGTGCGGCTGTCCGCAGGCGTCGAGCTCGTCGAGATCAAGGACGACCAGGTCACGCTCACGGACGTCCACAACGGCGAGCGGCAGCAGCGCGAGCCCGTCGACGCGGTGGTGCTGGTGACTGGACAGCGAGCGAACGACGCCTTGCTCCGGGAACTCGGCGCCGTCGAACGGCAGGTCGTGGGCGTGGGCGACTGTGTTGCCCCGCGCCGGGTGTTCGACGCGATCTGGGAGGGCGAACTCGCGGCTCGGCGGCTCGTGGGCACGTCCGCGGCCAGCGCGTCATGA
- a CDS encoding sugar phosphate isomerase/epimerase family protein, which produces MTVISAPTLLPPGRPADADDVRSLVDAVAAAGFSGVQMTSSHFDGAVTAGMAPQEFFDRHRDRGLSIATVEVAIEWATADRPAIAAEAAPLVDLARRAGAAHIIAITTARPGTAGFDEVAARLACLCDIAADQGLRISFEFLPWTVVPTLAEAARLLEAVNRDNLGLVLDLWHWFRQPGGPREDVLRAISPARIDVVQLCDAPAAPAEDPVVETTTARLLPGVGDIDIDAVLDVLTATGAAPIIATEVYSASLTALGPAEMARQAFTATSAALRGRFSPSG; this is translated from the coding sequence ATGACCGTCATCTCGGCACCGACACTGTTACCGCCGGGCCGTCCGGCCGACGCCGACGACGTCCGCTCGCTCGTCGACGCCGTCGCAGCGGCGGGCTTCAGCGGAGTCCAGATGACGAGCTCCCACTTCGACGGCGCCGTCACCGCCGGAATGGCCCCGCAGGAGTTCTTCGACCGCCATCGTGATCGCGGGCTGTCGATCGCCACCGTGGAGGTGGCGATCGAGTGGGCTACCGCCGACCGGCCCGCGATCGCGGCGGAAGCCGCGCCGCTCGTGGACCTCGCCCGGCGCGCCGGGGCAGCGCACATCATCGCGATCACGACCGCGCGTCCCGGGACGGCAGGCTTCGACGAGGTCGCCGCGCGACTGGCCTGCCTGTGCGACATCGCGGCGGACCAGGGCCTGCGGATCAGCTTCGAGTTCCTGCCGTGGACGGTGGTGCCGACCCTTGCCGAGGCGGCACGGCTACTGGAGGCGGTGAACCGCGACAACCTCGGTCTCGTCCTCGATCTCTGGCATTGGTTCCGCCAGCCCGGCGGCCCGAGGGAGGACGTACTGCGGGCCATATCCCCAGCACGGATAGACGTGGTCCAGCTCTGCGACGCGCCCGCCGCGCCGGCCGAGGACCCCGTCGTGGAGACGACCACCGCGCGGCTGTTACCCGGCGTCGGCGACATCGACATCGACGCGGTTCTGGACGTTCTCACCGCGACGGGAGCCGCGCCGATCATCGCGACCGAGGTGTATTCAGCCTCACTCACGGCACTCGGACCGGCGGAAATGGCCCGCCAGGCGTTCACAGCCACGTCGGCCGCGCTACGCGGGCGGTTCTCGCCGAGCGGATGA
- a CDS encoding pyruvate carboxyltransferase translates to MSSLTFQPGVRVVEVGLRDGLQSVERIVPTEAKVELVERMIDAGVRDIEVASFAHPRVLPQLADAEAVLAAVPRQPGVRYRALVPNLRGAHRAGQCELDYLVALTCCDEEVSRLNQGSGVAEVLADLPAIGEIARAAGAALIVGIAMAYFTPCVGATDPAIRLETVRRAVDAGAVGVYFGDTVGMANPVQIVDSLEATRAAFPTLEIGLHLHARNGFALANVLAALGVGVDWLESAFCGIGGDLWFPGEPDVLGNLPTEDLLAFTGALGVTTGIDEEAYARVSELARLTTGREALDHRSRGGSAREMTHARWSDILRTFKGVTTTRPRA, encoded by the coding sequence ATGAGCTCGCTCACGTTCCAGCCCGGTGTCAGGGTCGTGGAGGTGGGCCTGCGGGACGGCCTGCAGTCGGTCGAGCGGATCGTGCCGACGGAGGCGAAGGTCGAACTCGTGGAACGCATGATCGACGCCGGCGTCCGGGACATCGAAGTCGCCTCGTTCGCGCACCCACGAGTGCTGCCCCAGCTCGCCGACGCCGAGGCAGTCCTCGCGGCCGTGCCACGCCAGCCCGGGGTGCGGTACCGCGCGCTCGTCCCCAACCTGCGGGGCGCGCACCGCGCCGGGCAGTGCGAGCTCGACTACCTCGTCGCCCTGACCTGCTGCGACGAGGAGGTCAGCCGCCTCAACCAGGGCAGCGGCGTCGCGGAGGTGCTGGCCGACCTGCCAGCCATCGGCGAGATCGCCCGGGCCGCCGGCGCGGCCCTCATCGTCGGGATCGCGATGGCGTACTTCACGCCGTGCGTGGGTGCCACCGATCCGGCGATCCGCCTGGAGACAGTGCGGCGGGCCGTTGACGCAGGGGCGGTGGGCGTCTACTTCGGCGACACCGTCGGCATGGCCAACCCGGTGCAGATCGTCGACTCCCTGGAAGCCACCCGTGCCGCCTTCCCGACGCTTGAGATCGGCCTGCACCTGCACGCGCGGAACGGCTTCGCGCTCGCGAACGTGCTCGCCGCGCTGGGCGTCGGCGTCGACTGGCTCGAGTCGGCGTTCTGCGGGATCGGCGGCGACCTGTGGTTTCCCGGTGAGCCCGACGTCCTCGGGAACCTCCCGACCGAGGATCTCCTCGCCTTCACCGGCGCTCTCGGCGTCACCACCGGCATAGACGAGGAGGCCTACGCCCGGGTGTCGGAACTGGCCCGGCTGACGACCGGCCGGGAAGCCCTCGACCACCGCAGCCGCGGCGGCTCCGCCCGCGAGATGACCCACGCCCGATGGAGCGACATCCTCCGCACCTTCAAGGGCGTGACCACGACCCGGCCGAGGGCGTGA